In Kineococcus mangrovi, the following are encoded in one genomic region:
- a CDS encoding LLM class flavin-dependent oxidoreductase, whose protein sequence is MQFGIFSVGDITPDPTTGRAPSEHERIQALVTIAEHAEQVGLDVFAVGEHHNPPFVPSAMTTLLGWVAARTRRLTVSTSIAHITTNDPVRMAEDYAMLQHLSGGRVDLVLGRGNDGRLYPWFGQDPRRGVELTVENYQLLRRLWDEEVVDWEGQFRTPLQGFTSTPRPLDGVPPFVWHGSIRTPQVAEIAAYFGDGYFANNIFWPKEHYIRLIDLYRERYAHYGHGTPEQAVVGLGGQVFMRMNSQDAVREFRPYFDNAPVYGHGPSLEEFTQQTPLTVGTPDQVVEKTLTFQEFFGDYQRQMFLMDHAGLPLKTVLEQLDLLGEHVVPVLRQEFEARRAPGVPSDPPSHASRVAARTSAATPGA, encoded by the coding sequence ATGCAGTTCGGGATCTTCAGCGTCGGCGACATCACCCCCGACCCCACCACCGGCCGCGCGCCGAGCGAGCACGAGCGCATCCAGGCGCTGGTGACCATCGCCGAGCACGCCGAGCAGGTCGGGCTCGACGTCTTCGCGGTCGGGGAGCACCACAACCCCCCGTTCGTGCCGTCCGCCATGACGACCCTCCTGGGGTGGGTGGCCGCCCGCACCCGCCGGTTGACCGTCTCGACGTCCATCGCGCACATCACCACGAACGACCCGGTGCGGATGGCCGAGGACTACGCGATGCTCCAGCACCTGAGCGGGGGGCGCGTCGACCTCGTCCTCGGCCGCGGCAACGACGGCCGGCTCTACCCCTGGTTCGGCCAGGACCCCCGGCGCGGCGTCGAGCTGACGGTGGAGAACTACCAGCTGCTGCGCCGCCTGTGGGACGAGGAGGTCGTCGACTGGGAGGGGCAGTTCCGCACCCCGCTGCAGGGGTTCACCTCCACCCCGCGACCCCTGGACGGCGTGCCGCCCTTCGTCTGGCACGGGTCGATCCGGACCCCGCAGGTCGCCGAGATCGCCGCGTACTTCGGGGACGGGTACTTCGCCAACAACATCTTCTGGCCGAAGGAGCACTACATCCGGCTCATCGACCTGTACCGGGAGCGCTACGCCCACTACGGGCACGGCACGCCGGAGCAGGCGGTCGTCGGGCTCGGCGGGCAGGTGTTCATGCGGATGAACTCCCAGGACGCGGTGCGCGAGTTCCGTCCCTACTTCGACAACGCCCCCGTCTACGGGCACGGGCCGTCGCTGGAGGAGTTCACCCAGCAGACACCGCTCACCGTGGGGACCCCCGACCAGGTCGTCGAGAAGACCCTGACCTTCCAGGAGTTCTTCGGCGACTACCAGCGTCAGATGTTCCTCATGGATCACGCGGGCCTGCCGCTGAAGACCGTCCTCGAACAGCTCGACCTCCTCGGCGAACACGTCGTCCCGGTGCTGCGCCAGGAGTTCGAGGCCCGTCGCGCCCCGGGGGTGCCGAGCGACCCGCCCTCGCACGCGTCCCGGGTCGCCGCGAGGACGAGCGCCGCGACCCCCGGTGCCTGA
- a CDS encoding DUF5703 family protein — MAAHEGNTPDRPEGRRPGRGTGRTSGPGSPEEYEYRVLTLPRETSRSDARRLLTEHAEYGRWELARVRLYMGGSRKVWLRRKIIRVARTA, encoded by the coding sequence ATGGCTGCGCACGAGGGGAACACGCCGGACCGACCGGAGGGTCGTCGTCCCGGTCGGGGCACGGGCAGGACGTCGGGTCCGGGGAGCCCGGAGGAGTACGAGTACCGGGTGCTGACGCTGCCCCGGGAGACCTCCCGCTCGGACGCGCGCCGACTGCTCACCGAGCACGCCGAGTACGGGCGCTGGGAGCTCGCCCGGGTGCGCCTCTACATGGGGGGCAGCCGCAAGGTGTGGCTCCGGCGCAAGATCATCAGGGTCGCGCGCACGGCCTGA
- a CDS encoding primosomal protein → MTPDPRAALARLVAALEDHLAAAANRRGETDPAVADAYQRVADAFEVYEEAIYDAYDEVTPFVLYDDVEDEREDEREDDDEDDEDDEDDEDDEDEDEGPAPL, encoded by the coding sequence ATGACGCCCGACCCGCGCGCGGCCCTGGCCCGACTCGTGGCAGCCCTCGAGGACCACCTCGCCGCCGCCGCCAACCGGCGCGGTGAGACCGACCCCGCCGTCGCCGACGCCTACCAGCGCGTGGCGGACGCCTTCGAGGTGTACGAGGAGGCGATCTACGACGCGTACGACGAGGTCACGCCCTTCGTCCTCTACGACGACGTCGAGGACGAGCGCGAGGACGAGCGCGAGGACGACGACGAAGACGACGAGGACGACGAGGACGACGAAGACGACGAAGACGAGGACGAGGGCCCCGCACCCCTCTGA
- a CDS encoding undecaprenyl-diphosphate phosphatase gives MGVLEGAFLGLVQGLTEFLPISSSGHLAIVGTLVGTQDPGAAFTAISQLGTEAAVVLYFRQDIARIISRWVLSLTGRVPRADPDARMGWLVILGTIPIGVLGLLFQDAIETTLRGFVVIATTLWVFALVLGAADRFGRKQRTLDRLTWKHGVLFGLAQSMALIPGVSRSGGTISMGLLLGYTREAAARYSFLLAIPAVVLSGFYQLYDEVSTGAAIAWAPTAVATVVAFAVGYVVIAWLMRFITTHSYTVFVVYRIALAAVVYGLVLTQVLPAWHGTSFG, from the coding sequence ATGGGCGTCCTCGAGGGTGCGTTCCTCGGGCTGGTGCAGGGGCTGACGGAGTTCCTGCCCATCTCCTCCAGCGGCCACCTGGCCATCGTCGGCACGCTCGTCGGGACGCAGGACCCCGGTGCGGCGTTCACCGCCATCAGCCAGCTCGGCACCGAGGCGGCCGTCGTCCTCTACTTCCGCCAGGACATCGCGCGCATCATCAGCCGGTGGGTCCTGTCGCTGACCGGCCGGGTGCCGCGCGCGGACCCCGACGCCCGGATGGGCTGGCTCGTCATCCTGGGGACCATCCCCATCGGCGTCCTCGGCCTGCTCTTCCAGGACGCGATCGAGACCACGCTGCGCGGGTTCGTCGTCATCGCCACGACGCTGTGGGTCTTCGCCCTCGTGCTCGGCGCGGCCGACCGCTTCGGTCGCAAGCAGCGGACGCTGGACCGGCTGACGTGGAAGCACGGCGTGCTCTTCGGGCTGGCGCAGTCGATGGCCCTCATCCCCGGCGTCTCGCGCTCGGGCGGCACCATCTCGATGGGTCTGCTGCTCGGGTACACGCGGGAGGCGGCTGCCCGCTACTCCTTCCTGCTGGCGATCCCGGCGGTCGTGCTGTCGGGCTTCTACCAGCTCTACGACGAGGTGAGCACGGGCGCGGCCATCGCCTGGGCCCCCACCGCGGTGGCCACCGTCGTCGCGTTCGCGGTGGGGTACGTCGTCATCGCCTGGCTCATGCGCTTCATCACCACGCACAGCTACACCGTGTTCGTCGTCTACCGCATCGCCCTGGCCGCCGTGGTCTACGGCCTCGTGCTCACGCAGGTCCTGCCGGCGTGGCACGGCACCAGCTTCGGCTGA